The proteins below are encoded in one region of Phaseolus vulgaris cultivar G19833 chromosome 1, P. vulgaris v2.0, whole genome shotgun sequence:
- the LOC137813940 gene encoding uncharacterized protein: METEERNQKGCKGSEPEFFLQWGHRKRLRCVRVKDPRISTRLNGGIRRKLGSALDHRSGVTVAEKESSHHHHHHQPNRLTRNSDGAILRSSVGETRKSASPEKEDRYYTTRGSAEESSKVAGDGNNGEERALVWPKLYITLSSKEKEEDFLAMKGCKLPQRPKKRAKLIQRSLLLVSPGAWLTDMCQERYEVREKKSNKKRPRGLKAMGTMESDSE; this comes from the exons ATGGAGACAGAAGAGAGGAACCAGAAAGGGTGCAAGGGTTCGGAGCCAGAGTTTTTCTTGCAGTGGGGACACAGGAAGCGGCTGAGATGTGTGAGGGTGAAGGACCCCCGGATTTCAACGAGGCTCAACGGTGGAATCAGACGGAAACTTGGTTCTGCACTGGATCATCGTTCTGGGGTCACTGTGGCCGAGAAAGAATCctctcatcatcatcatcatcatcaacccAATCGCCTCACGAG GAATTCCGACGGGGCGATTCTCCGGTCATCGGTCGGCGAGACAAGGAAATCGGCGTCGCCGGAGAAGGAGGACCGGTACTACACAACGAGGGGTTCGGCGGAGGAGAGCAGCAAAGTGGCCGGCGATGGTAACAACGGCGAGGAACGAGCCCTAGTGTGGCCAAAGCTTTACATCACTCTTTCAAGCAAGGAGAAAGAGGAAGATTTTCTGGCCATGAAGGGTTGCAAGCTTCCTCAGCGACCCAAAAAGAGGGCAAAACTCATCCAAAGAAGCTTACTT TTGGTGAGTCCTGGGGCGTGGTTGACTGATATGTGCCAAGAGAGATATGAAGTTAGGGAGAAGAAAAGTAACAAGAAG AGACCAAGAGGGTTGAAGGCCATGGGAACCATGGAGAGTGATTCTGAATGA